The genomic stretch ACATGAAAGTAGTCGGCCTGACCAAAGATAATGATATGGTGCGCGGGGTTGTTGTAGAGGACCAGGAATCTGGTAAATCGTACACGCTTTCAGCCCATGTTGTGATCAATGCTACGGGGGTGTTTACCGATGCTGTGCGCCAGATGGACGACAACACAGCTGTCCCGATGGTGCAGCCCAGCCAGGGCGTTCACATTGTGCTCGACCGTTCTTTTCTCCCGGGTGACAGTGCCATCATGGTTCCGCACACCGATGACGGGCGGGTTCTTTTTGCAATACCCTGGCATGAACGCATTGTTGTAGGCACAACAGACACGCCGCTTGACGCGCCGGCCCTGGAGCCCCGCGCCCTCGAAGATGAACTGTCGTTTTTGCTGGAGCATTCGCAGCGGTACCTGACCAAAGACCCGACCGCTGAAGATGTATTGAGTACGTTTGCCGGCCTGCGTCCGCTTGTACGCAACCCCGACGCAGAAAACACTGCTGAAATTTCGCGCGACCATACGATCCAGATTTCCAGAAGCGGGCTCGTAACCATCGCCGGCGGCAAATGGACCACCTACCGGAAGATGGCGGAAGACGTAATCGACCAGGCAGCAACGATTGCCGGCCTGCCCGAACGGCAATGCGCAACCAAAGATTTACCTATCCACGGCTGGCACGCTTATGCCTCAAAATTTGGTGACCTGGCCTACTTTGGTGCGGATGCGCCGGCCGTTAAGACCCTCATCAAAGAGGAGGCTGGCCGCGAAGCACTCTTGCACCCCAATCTGCCCTACCAAAAAGGTGAAGTGATTTGGGCCGTGCGCGAAGAAATGGCAAGGACGGTCGAAGACGTAATGTCTCGCCGTACACGCGCCCTTTTGCTGGATGCACGGGCCAGTATCGCCGTTGCTGACGAAGTTGCAGCCATGATGGCAAAAGAATTGGGCTACGATGCTTCTTGGCAGGCAGAACAGGTAAACACCTTTACCAAGCTTGCCCGCCGTTACCTGATCTGATCTGCTACAGGCCGGCAGTAATGGAGAACAGGCTAAGGTCGATCCGGTTCAGGATTGACACCGTCCGTTTTGCCATACATTTACAGATGACTTCACGCAATTTGCGGAGGGTAAAGGGGCGCGCGAGGTACGCATCAAAGCCGGCTTTACCCAGCATGGCGCGTTCTTCCACACCACAAAATCCGGTCAGTGCAACCACAGGAATTACCGCCCCGGCTGCGATCCGCCGAAAAACGCGCAGCATACCAACTGCTTCTGTTTCACGATCCTGCTCTACGTTGAACAGGATCACATCAACAGGCAGGGATTGCAGCATCTGGATGCCATACCGTGCAGTTTCTACCATCAACAAGTTGTAATCGGATGAGAGAAAGCGTTTGTAATGCTCCTGCATTTCGCGGTTTTCTTCGAAGATGAGCAAGGTTGGCCGCTTGAGCACATCTACACGGCTTGGCATTGCGCGTCGGGGGGCAACGGGGAGCGGATCGGATACTACGTTCCGACGGACAAAGGTACGTTCTGCGATTTCCATAAAATTGGTGGCCGGCACCATCCATCAGTCAGGGGCCTTCAATACCTTATTACTTGAAATGCGACGTGCGATAAGGGTTACAGGGCGTAGTTGCAAGAAGA from Bacteroidota bacterium encodes the following:
- a CDS encoding glycerol-3-phosphate dehydrogenase/oxidase; amino-acid sequence: MNRNEMLSRIEEVGERWDVIIVGGGATGLGAAIDAAARGYRTLLLEQHDFAKGTSSRSTKLVHGGVRYLQQGNVSLVVEALRERGRMLRNAPHLVHNLPFVVPNYDWWEGPFYGIGLKIYDMLAGKEGFGTSKHLSLEETLERIPTIEPEGLRGGTIYYDGQFDDARLAINMAQTAVDLGGTVANYMKVVGLTKDNDMVRGVVVEDQESGKSYTLSAHVVINATGVFTDAVRQMDDNTAVPMVQPSQGVHIVLDRSFLPGDSAIMVPHTDDGRVLFAIPWHERIVVGTTDTPLDAPALEPRALEDELSFLLEHSQRYLTKDPTAEDVLSTFAGLRPLVRNPDAENTAEISRDHTIQISRSGLVTIAGGKWTTYRKMAEDVIDQAATIAGLPERQCATKDLPIHGWHAYASKFGDLAYFGADAPAVKTLIKEEAGREALLHPNLPYQKGEVIWAVREEMARTVEDVMSRRTRALLLDARASIAVADEVAAMMAKELGYDASWQAEQVNTFTKLARRYLI